The following are encoded in a window of Lates calcarifer isolate ASB-BC8 linkage group LG20, TLL_Latcal_v3, whole genome shotgun sequence genomic DNA:
- the LOC108893207 gene encoding phosphatidylinositol-binding clathrin assembly protein isoform X1, which produces MSGQSLTDRIAAAQHSMTGSAISKAVCKATTHEVSGPKKKHLDYLIHCTNEMNVSIPHLADTLLERTASNSWIVVFKALITTHHLMMYGNERLMQYLASRNTLFNLNNFLDKAALQGYNMSTFIRRYSRYLNEKAMSYRLAAVDFTKMKRGADGVMRTMNTEKLIKTLPVIQNQLDALLDFQPNSNELTNGVINTAFMLLFKDSIRLFAAYNEGVINMLEKYFDMKKNQCKEALEIYKTFLNRMTKLSEFLKVAERVGIDQGDSPDLTQAPSSLLEALEQHLASLEGRKLKDLSTASRSSTLSSAVSSLSSTGISLSRMDDKTEDNRLQQHKEDGHKVIDIQTPNVSPSTQSVGSANSSGGATDLFSNSPIVPVNNHVPNLTSELFTLQPNFTPIQTTHTVPNNNNAWGGDLLKPAPPTQIHSPGAPLHSGKMLPNDLDSSLANLVGNLQFGGTPAKKPELQWSQLVEKKPTGGSGWQSKTMCTSTNWTHTTHPMAPAPMPVPQMNGMIYTGYAPAPVAFPMTTPQVPVYGMLPPQMSHQMGGVPMMPPQPVMYNQPVLRPTNPFGPIPGTQMHFM; this is translated from the exons ACCTGATCCACTGCACCAATGAGATGAACGTCAGCATCCCCCACCTGGCAGACACACTGCTGGAGCGTACAGCCAGCAACAGCTGGATAGTGGTTTTCAAAGCGCTCATCACCACACACCACCTCATGATGTACGGCAACGAG AGATTGATGCAGTACCTTGCCTCCAGAAACACGCTCTTCAACCTCAACAACTTTCTAGATAAGGCTGCACTACAAG GGTATAACATGTCAACTTTCATCAGACGCTACAGCCGCTACCTGAATGAAAAAGCCATGTCGTACAGACTAGCAGCGGTGGACTTCACCAAGATGAAGCGAGG GGCTGACGGCGTGATGCGCACCATGAACACAGAGAAGCTGATTAAGACTCTGCCTGTCATTCAGAACCAGCTGGATGCACTGCTGGATTTCCAG CCTAACTCCAACGAGCTGACCAATGGAGTGATCAACACAGCTTTCATGTTGCTCTTTAAAGACTCCATACGGTTGTTCGCTGCTTACAATGAAGGGGTCATCAACATGCTGG agaaatacTTTGACATGAAGAAGAACCAGTGCAAAGAAGCTTTGGAGATCTACAAGACCTTCCTCAACAGGATGACCAAACTGTCCGAGTTTCTCAAAGTGGCAGAG CGAGTTGGGATAGATCAGGGCGACAGCCCCGATCTCACACAG GCTCCCAGCTCTCTCCTGGAGGCTCTGGAGCAGCATCTAGCCTCTCTGGAGGGCAGGAAGCTCAAGGACCTCTCCACAGCCAGCAG ATCCAGCACCTTGTCCAGTGCagtgtcctctctctccagcacTGGGATCTCTCTCAGCCGTATGGACGACAAGACAGAGGACAACAGGCTGCAGCAACACAAG GAGGACGGTCATAAGGTGATTGACATTCAGACACCCAATGTGTCACCCAGCACCCAGTCAGTGGGCAGTGCCAACAGCAGCGGAGGAGCCACAGATCTCTTCTCCAACTCACCCATCGTACCCGTCAACAACCA TGTGCCAAACCTGACCAGTGAGCTGTTCACCCTGCAGCCAAACTTCACCCCCATCcagaccacacacactgtgcccAACAATAACAATGCCTGGGGAG GTGACCTGCTGAAGCCAGCCCCACCAACTCAAATTCACAGCCCAGGAGCCCCATTGCACTCTGGGAAAATGCTGCCCAATGATTTGGATTCATCATTAGCCAACCTAGTTGGTA acCTGCAGTTTGGAGGGACGCCAGCTAAAAA GCCGGAGCTCCAGTGGAGTCAGCTGGTAGAGAAGAAGCCAACAGGAGGGAGCGGCTGGCAGTCAAAGACCATGTGCACCAGCACCAACTGGACTCACACCACCCATCCCATGGCACCTGCACCCATGCCCGTCCCTCAGATG AATGGGATGATCTATACTGGCTAT GCTCCAGCACCAGTGGCTTTTCCTATGACGACACCCCAAGTGCCTGTGTATGGAATG CTCCCTCCTCAGATGAGTCATCAGATGGGGGGCGTTCCCATGATGCCCCCACAGCCTGTCATGTACAACCAGCCTGTCCTGAGACCTACCAATCCCTTTGGACCCATCCCGGGGACacag ATGCACTTCATGTAG
- the LOC108893207 gene encoding phosphatidylinositol-binding clathrin assembly protein isoform X2, translating into MSGQSLTDRIAAAQHSMTGSAISKAVCKATTHEVSGPKKKHLDYLIHCTNEMNVSIPHLADTLLERTASNSWIVVFKALITTHHLMMYGNERLMQYLASRNTLFNLNNFLDKAALQGYNMSTFIRRYSRYLNEKAMSYRLAAVDFTKMKRGADGVMRTMNTEKLIKTLPVIQNQLDALLDFQPNSNELTNGVINTAFMLLFKDSIRLFAAYNEGVINMLEKYFDMKKNQCKEALEIYKTFLNRMTKLSEFLKVAEAPSSLLEALEQHLASLEGRKLKDLSTASRSSTLSSAVSSLSSTGISLSRMDDKTEDNRLQQHKEDGHKVIDIQTPNVSPSTQSVGSANSSGGATDLFSNSPIVPVNNHVPNLTSELFTLQPNFTPIQTTHTVPNNNNAWGGDLLKPAPPTQIHSPGAPLHSGKMLPNDLDSSLANLVGNLQFGGTPAKKPELQWSQLVEKKPTGGSGWQSKTMCTSTNWTHTTHPMAPAPMPVPQMNGMIYTGYAPAPVAFPMTTPQVPVYGMLPPQMSHQMGGVPMMPPQPVMYNQPVLRPTNPFGPIPGTQMHFM; encoded by the exons ACCTGATCCACTGCACCAATGAGATGAACGTCAGCATCCCCCACCTGGCAGACACACTGCTGGAGCGTACAGCCAGCAACAGCTGGATAGTGGTTTTCAAAGCGCTCATCACCACACACCACCTCATGATGTACGGCAACGAG AGATTGATGCAGTACCTTGCCTCCAGAAACACGCTCTTCAACCTCAACAACTTTCTAGATAAGGCTGCACTACAAG GGTATAACATGTCAACTTTCATCAGACGCTACAGCCGCTACCTGAATGAAAAAGCCATGTCGTACAGACTAGCAGCGGTGGACTTCACCAAGATGAAGCGAGG GGCTGACGGCGTGATGCGCACCATGAACACAGAGAAGCTGATTAAGACTCTGCCTGTCATTCAGAACCAGCTGGATGCACTGCTGGATTTCCAG CCTAACTCCAACGAGCTGACCAATGGAGTGATCAACACAGCTTTCATGTTGCTCTTTAAAGACTCCATACGGTTGTTCGCTGCTTACAATGAAGGGGTCATCAACATGCTGG agaaatacTTTGACATGAAGAAGAACCAGTGCAAAGAAGCTTTGGAGATCTACAAGACCTTCCTCAACAGGATGACCAAACTGTCCGAGTTTCTCAAAGTGGCAGAG GCTCCCAGCTCTCTCCTGGAGGCTCTGGAGCAGCATCTAGCCTCTCTGGAGGGCAGGAAGCTCAAGGACCTCTCCACAGCCAGCAG ATCCAGCACCTTGTCCAGTGCagtgtcctctctctccagcacTGGGATCTCTCTCAGCCGTATGGACGACAAGACAGAGGACAACAGGCTGCAGCAACACAAG GAGGACGGTCATAAGGTGATTGACATTCAGACACCCAATGTGTCACCCAGCACCCAGTCAGTGGGCAGTGCCAACAGCAGCGGAGGAGCCACAGATCTCTTCTCCAACTCACCCATCGTACCCGTCAACAACCA TGTGCCAAACCTGACCAGTGAGCTGTTCACCCTGCAGCCAAACTTCACCCCCATCcagaccacacacactgtgcccAACAATAACAATGCCTGGGGAG GTGACCTGCTGAAGCCAGCCCCACCAACTCAAATTCACAGCCCAGGAGCCCCATTGCACTCTGGGAAAATGCTGCCCAATGATTTGGATTCATCATTAGCCAACCTAGTTGGTA acCTGCAGTTTGGAGGGACGCCAGCTAAAAA GCCGGAGCTCCAGTGGAGTCAGCTGGTAGAGAAGAAGCCAACAGGAGGGAGCGGCTGGCAGTCAAAGACCATGTGCACCAGCACCAACTGGACTCACACCACCCATCCCATGGCACCTGCACCCATGCCCGTCCCTCAGATG AATGGGATGATCTATACTGGCTAT GCTCCAGCACCAGTGGCTTTTCCTATGACGACACCCCAAGTGCCTGTGTATGGAATG CTCCCTCCTCAGATGAGTCATCAGATGGGGGGCGTTCCCATGATGCCCCCACAGCCTGTCATGTACAACCAGCCTGTCCTGAGACCTACCAATCCCTTTGGACCCATCCCGGGGACacag ATGCACTTCATGTAG
- the LOC108893208 gene encoding RNA-binding protein 4 isoform X2, translating to MSGDNVKLFVGNLPLDATHDELNKLFAPYGEINTCSLLRQYAFVTLKGEGAADRAIRHLDGKEYRGRPLVVEESRARPPNSTKVFVGNLSATCSADDLHGLFSTFGRVLDCDKVKARLCSNVGYAFVHMERKEDAMAAIDALNGTMFKGRQLAVELSKAQPLINQIVTPGNSTNAAGGREGLLPRPPPSLEHHQSQAAVLAAAAAAAAGLPIQVQQSVHNSFYNTTSFDPTYAALKGITSAKGADGVIYGALASQVYGSVADQVYQDMANHNPGPSAAEEEVEPPGGPDPTTLFEAARAKFFQEGQKVLAEQQAGRKTASSDNERDRSPIRGNRAPLLPDPVPGSFAQIRPKRRALLPTPPGGPEDPAAATATPEGSYTEYYQQMHQYQQYQQYQQQYQYLQYAYTNPPPPPPPPPPATTQAQTSTTTPAPPGTYSAPPTYAASGAYGAPGTYGASGSYDASSGSYDTSSGSYDALAGYDASAGYGAYDSSGAYAAAGSYSASTP from the exons ATGAGTGGTGACAACGTTAAGTTGTTTGTGGGGAACCTTCCTTTGGATGCAACTCACGACGAGCTGAACAAGTTGTTTGCTCCGTATGGAGAGATCAACACCTGCTCCTTGCTCAGACAGTATGCCTTTGTTACCCTGAAGGGAGAAGGGGCAGCAGACAG GGCCATTCGGCATCTCGATGGCAAAGAGTACAGAGGCAGGCCCCTGGTGGTTGAGGAATCCCGTGCACGCCCACCCAACTCCACCAAAGTATTTGTGGGGAACCTCAGTGCAACATGTTCAGCAGATGACCTGCATGGACTGTTCTCAACCTTTGGAAGAGTTTTAGACTGTGACAAAGTCAAAG CCAGATTATGCTCAAATGTTGGCTATGCCTTTGTACAtatggagaggaaggaggatgCCATGGCAGCTATTGATGCACTCAATGGGACCATGTTCAAGGGCCGTCAGTTGGCTGTAGAGCTGTCCAAAGCCCAACCTTTGATCAACCAGATTGTAACTCCTGGAAATTCAACTAACGCAGCCG GTGGCAGAGAGGGTCTTCTTCCCCGACCACCTCCATCACTAGAGCATCACCAAAGTCAAGCAGCTGTGCTcgcagcagctgctgcagctgctgcaggactaCCCATACAA gttcAACAAAGTGTCCATAACTCATTCTACAATACCACATCCTTTGACCCCACCTATGCTGCTCTGAAGGGCATTACAAGTGCTAAAGGTGCAGATGGGGTGATATACGGTGCTCTTGCGAGCCAGGTGTATGGATCTGTTGCTGACCAGGTGTACCAGGATATGGCCAATCACAACCCTGGACCCAGCGCCGCCGAAGAGGAAGTGGAGCCACCAGGCGGACCAGATCCAACAACGCTTTTCGAGGCTGCAAGAGCCAAGTTCTTTCAGGAGGGACAAAAG GTTCtggcagagcagcaggcagGAAGAAAGACAGCGTCTTCAGATAATGAGCGGGACCGCAGCCCAATCAGAGGGAATCGAGCTCCACTCCTCCCCGATCCTGTTCCAGGTTCCTTCGCTCAGATACGACCCAAACGACGCGCCCTGCTGCCAACACCACCTGGAGGACCTGAGGACCCCGCAGCTGCCACCGCTACTCCTGAAGG GTCTTACACAGAGTACTACCAGCAAATGCATCAATACCAACAGTATCAACAGTACCAACAACAATACCAGTACCTCCAGTATGCCTACACCaatcctcctccaccacctcctccacctccaccggccaccacacaggcacagacctCCACCACAACCCCTGCACCCCCAGGGACATACTCAGCACCCCCAACATATGCCGCATCAGGAGCCTACGGAGCCCCAGGAACTTACGGCGCCTCAGGGAGTTACGACGCCTCATCGGGGAGTTACGACACCTCATCTGGAAGCTACGACGCCTTGGCAGGCTATGACGCATCTGCAGGCTACGGAGCATATGATTCATCAGGAGCTTACGCAGCAGCGGGAAGCTACTCCGCATCCACACC CTAG
- the LOC108893208 gene encoding RNA-binding protein 4 isoform X1 yields MSGDNVKLFVGNLPLDATHDELNKLFAPYGEINTCSLLRQYAFVTLKGEGAADRAIRHLDGKEYRGRPLVVEESRARPPNSTKVFVGNLSATCSADDLHGLFSTFGRVLDCDKVKARLCSNVGYAFVHMERKEDAMAAIDALNGTMFKGRQLAVELSKAQPLINQIVTPGNSTNAAGGREGLLPRPPPSLEHHQSQAAVLAAAAAAAAGLPIQVQQSVHNSFYNTTSFDPTYAALKGITSAKGADGVIYGALASQVYGSVADQVYQDMANHNPGPSAAEEEVEPPGGPDPTTLFEAARAKFFQEGQKVLAEQQAGRKTASSDNERDRSPIRGNRAPLLPDPVPGSFAQIRPKRRALLPTPPGGPEDPAAATATPEGSYTEYYQQMHQYQQYQQYQQQYQYLQYAYTNPPPPPPPPPPATTQAQTSTTTPAPPGTYSAPPTYAASGAYGAPGTYGASGSYDASSGSYDTSSGSYDALAGYDASAGYGAYDSSGAYAAAGSYSASTPYEQTPAHGQPMPQRHDYPYHTPEPPYR; encoded by the exons ATGAGTGGTGACAACGTTAAGTTGTTTGTGGGGAACCTTCCTTTGGATGCAACTCACGACGAGCTGAACAAGTTGTTTGCTCCGTATGGAGAGATCAACACCTGCTCCTTGCTCAGACAGTATGCCTTTGTTACCCTGAAGGGAGAAGGGGCAGCAGACAG GGCCATTCGGCATCTCGATGGCAAAGAGTACAGAGGCAGGCCCCTGGTGGTTGAGGAATCCCGTGCACGCCCACCCAACTCCACCAAAGTATTTGTGGGGAACCTCAGTGCAACATGTTCAGCAGATGACCTGCATGGACTGTTCTCAACCTTTGGAAGAGTTTTAGACTGTGACAAAGTCAAAG CCAGATTATGCTCAAATGTTGGCTATGCCTTTGTACAtatggagaggaaggaggatgCCATGGCAGCTATTGATGCACTCAATGGGACCATGTTCAAGGGCCGTCAGTTGGCTGTAGAGCTGTCCAAAGCCCAACCTTTGATCAACCAGATTGTAACTCCTGGAAATTCAACTAACGCAGCCG GTGGCAGAGAGGGTCTTCTTCCCCGACCACCTCCATCACTAGAGCATCACCAAAGTCAAGCAGCTGTGCTcgcagcagctgctgcagctgctgcaggactaCCCATACAA gttcAACAAAGTGTCCATAACTCATTCTACAATACCACATCCTTTGACCCCACCTATGCTGCTCTGAAGGGCATTACAAGTGCTAAAGGTGCAGATGGGGTGATATACGGTGCTCTTGCGAGCCAGGTGTATGGATCTGTTGCTGACCAGGTGTACCAGGATATGGCCAATCACAACCCTGGACCCAGCGCCGCCGAAGAGGAAGTGGAGCCACCAGGCGGACCAGATCCAACAACGCTTTTCGAGGCTGCAAGAGCCAAGTTCTTTCAGGAGGGACAAAAG GTTCtggcagagcagcaggcagGAAGAAAGACAGCGTCTTCAGATAATGAGCGGGACCGCAGCCCAATCAGAGGGAATCGAGCTCCACTCCTCCCCGATCCTGTTCCAGGTTCCTTCGCTCAGATACGACCCAAACGACGCGCCCTGCTGCCAACACCACCTGGAGGACCTGAGGACCCCGCAGCTGCCACCGCTACTCCTGAAGG GTCTTACACAGAGTACTACCAGCAAATGCATCAATACCAACAGTATCAACAGTACCAACAACAATACCAGTACCTCCAGTATGCCTACACCaatcctcctccaccacctcctccacctccaccggccaccacacaggcacagacctCCACCACAACCCCTGCACCCCCAGGGACATACTCAGCACCCCCAACATATGCCGCATCAGGAGCCTACGGAGCCCCAGGAACTTACGGCGCCTCAGGGAGTTACGACGCCTCATCGGGGAGTTACGACACCTCATCTGGAAGCTACGACGCCTTGGCAGGCTATGACGCATCTGCAGGCTACGGAGCATATGATTCATCAGGAGCTTACGCAGCAGCGGGAAGCTACTCCGCATCCACACCGTATGAGCAGACACCCGCACACGGGCAACCCATGCCCCAGCGCCATGATTACCCTTACCACACGCCAGAACCCCCTTATCGATAG